TTCGTTTTATCCTCTAGGAGTTAGTTCCTGGAGAAAGGGAGTTTTGCTTGTTTGGAAGAAAAAGGCAGAGGTAATTGAATATAATGGTCATTTTTTGAGGGATGACTTAAGGCTTCCCTGTGTAATACGGCTTGATAGAAATATCTTTTTGCCACACAAAGACGTTGCACTAACGAGGAAAAATATAATTGCAAGGGATCAAAATACATGCCAATACTGTGGCAAAAAATCCTCGAACCTTACGGTTGATCATATAATTCCTAAATCCAGAGGAGGAGAGCTTTCCTGGGAAAACGTAGTAGCTGCCTGTCAGGCTTGTAACCTGAAAAAGGGCAATAGAACTCCGGAAGAGGCCAACATGAAACTTCTTAGGCTCCCAAGAAAGCCAAAAATTCCGTCAAATCTCCTTGATATCGTTAGATTTGCAAAAAGCCAATATCATGAATGGATAAAATATATACCTAAAAAGTATCTTTCTTAATTACCAATTTTCTATCTGTCTTAGCGCTTCGTACAAAACTATTGCTACGCTATTAGCAAGATTTAAAGATCTTGCCTCCTTTTTCATTGGAATAAAGTATGTTTTTTCTTCAAACTCTTGAAGTATGTTTTTATCAAGACCCATGCTTTCCTTTCCGAATATTAAGATGCTTTCTTTAGAATAGCGTCCTTTTGTATAGATATTTTTGCCAGATGGGCTAAAAAGAAAGATATCATTTTGGTCAAAAACAGCTCTTGCCTCCTCGAAAGTGGGATAAAATGTGAAGTCAAGATGTTTCCAGTAGTCCATCCCAGCTCTTTTTAATTTTTTGTCGTTTAATATAAAGCCGGTAGGTCCTACTATAATTAACGAGACTCCGGTAGCTACACAGAGTCTTCCTATGTTACCTGTATTTTGTGGAATTTCAGGTTCAACTAATACAACCTTCATTTTACTTCTGGGCTACATACGATATTATTTTAAATTTCTTCTCCTGCTTTACCAAAAATAATTTAAACAATTTAGTCTTCCTTGTTAAGATCCTTTTTGATGTTCTGAACTTACTTTTATATATTCTACATTTATTCTACAATTAATGTGCTCAGTTTTACCCTGCGTCTGGACTGCAGAACCTATAAATTTTGAAAACTCAGTGATACTAAACACACAATTATATCATAATACAAAATACTAAAAAGCCAAAAGAAGAAATAAGATTATTTAACGATTAATTAAATAGATTTATTGTAACTGTTAGTAGCTTTTGTTTTTCGTTTTTGATTATTCACAGTATTCTATATAATATAGTAGAATGTTAAGATCTCTAATTATTTTAAAGGAGGTGAGCCCGGCTGGGCCATAAAATGAAAAAAATAGAAGCAATTATTAGACCCTATAAACTTGATGAAGTAAAGGCTGCTCTTACTGAAATGGGCGTGATGGGAATGACGATCACAGAGGTAAAGGGCTACGGACGCCAGAGAGGTCATACTGAAAGATATAGGGGTTCTGAATACGTAGTTGACCTTTTGTCAAAGATAAAGATTGAAGTAGTAATTCCAGAAGACGAGGTAGAAGGCGTAGTTCAGACCATTATAGATTCCGCAAGAACAGGCGAGGTTGGAGACGGCAAGATATTTATAAGCTCAGTGGATGAGGTTATTAGAATAAGAACTGAGGAAAGAGGGGAGGCCGCTGTTTGAAGTATTACCCTCAAACGTTTGAGAGAAGAGAAAAACTTTGCTATATTGGTGGCATTAGCATAAAGGTTCTGGTAGAAAAGTATTCAACCCCTTTATATATAATGTGCGCTCAGACTGTAAAGTCGAGAGTCGAGAGCTTTAAGGAAAGTTTCAAAAAGTACCTTCCTTTTGAATCAAGAATAGCCTTTGCAGGGAAATCGCTTTGTGTTACTGGCTTTTTAAAAAAGCTTAAGGAACTTGATATGTGGCTTGACGTGGTTTCTGGAGGAGAGTTATACACTGCAATTAAGGCAGGTTTTGATACAAAAAGAATATATTTTCACGGGAACAACAAATCCTTTGAAGAATTAGAATTTGCAATAAGGTCAAATGTAGGTTACATAGTGGTTGATGGCTTTTCTGAAATAGAAAAGATTAGAGAGTTGTCTAAAAAATATAGTTATATTCCCTGTATGATTAGAGTCTCTCCTGGAATAGAAGCTCACACTCATGAGTTTATAAAAACTGGCAAGATAGACTCCAAGTTTGGCTTTCCCATAGGAGAAGATGCCATAAAAGCTGTAAAAGAACTATCACTAATTGATAGTGTAAGCTTTAAAGGAATTCATGCTCATATTGGTTCTCAAATATTTGATTCAAATCCGTACATCGAGTTAGTTAACGTGATGTTTGATTTTGCAAATAAATTAAGTGATGAGGGTTTTAGTTTAGAAAATATAAATTTTGGTGGAGGATTTGGGATAGTATATACGAAAGAGGACCATCCTCTCTCTATTGAAGAGTTTATTAAAGATATATCCTTTGAAATAAATAAAAATATGAAAAAATATAATATGAAAGATATATCCTTTACCGTAGAGCCAGGGAGATCTATAGCAGGACCTTCGGGGATAACCGTTTACAGGGTTGGCTCGATTAAAAAGATCGAAGGATTTTTACCATATGTGGCAGTTGATGGCGGTATGGCAGATAATCCAAGATATGCTTTGTACAGGGCAAAATATCACGCAGAACTTGACGAAAAGACTGAAGCGTTTCAGGAAGTAAAGATAGTTGGCAGATTTTGCGAATCTGGGGATATGCTCATTGAAAGAATAATGTTGCCTGAAATTAGTACAGGAGACTTACTGATAGTTTTTGCAACTGGCGCATACAATTATTCGATGGCAAGCAATTATAATAGATTTGGTCGTCCTGCCATGGTGATGGTGGAAGACGGAAAGGATACTCTTCTTGTGAGAAGAGAAACTTACGATGACATCGTCTCTCTCGATATGTAATTTTGAGATGCTTAATATGTCTTGCGAAGACTTTGTGAGCACTTTTATTAGTGTAATTAGTGAATTAGAAAGGAGCTTATATGAGATTTTTAAATATAAAGTTTATTGTGCCTGTTATTTTGATTCTTGTTATCGCAGGCGCTTTATTATGGCATTTTTCACATAGAGTTGAACACGTATCCTTTGCCCAAGTTGACAAACTAAATACCGATAACATTACGGATCAAATAAGGTCAAAACTAACTGGCGATGTTCTTGATATTAAGTCTGCATCTGATGGTTTTGTGACTGGAGCATGGGTTGCGCTGAAGGTAAACCCTCAAAGCGATAAATCGTTTGAGTTACAAGCAAAAAATATATTTTCATCTTTGTTTTCAATTTCAGGCCTTGATTTTGTAGAGATAAGCTTCATAGAGAGGCCTGCTCCGCATAAATACGGCTACGGTGAATTATTTACTGCACTTTCCACTAAAAGTGCATTTAAGGACAATGAGCCTCTTGAAGATTGCGGTTACTTTTGGTCATGGAATAATGGTAAGCCTTATTACAAGGGCAAGGATCCGTTTGGCAAGGTAAAAGAAACTGCTTCTTTAAAACAGGGCGAGAAAAGGGTTTATTTGACGTTTGACGATGGTCCATTTCCCCTATATTCGCTTTTGCTTGCCGATTTGATAAGACATTATGGCCATGCTACTTTTTTCTTGGTTGGCAAGATGCTTGAAGTAAGGCCTTATATAGGAAAGATCTTGCAGGATTGGGGCATTGAAATTGGATACCACTCAGAAGATCACTACAACTTCAACAAATTAGATAATGCTATGGCAAAGGATGAAATTACTCTTGAAACCGCTACCTTTAAGGCTGCAGACTTAGATTTGTCCAAAATCAAATGGTTTAGGCCACCCGGTGGGGACCTTGACAGCCAGAAGGAAGAACTCGTGAAAGATTTAGGGTTAAAAGTAGCCTGGTGGAATGTAAACACGGCAG
Above is a genomic segment from Thermodesulfobium narugense DSM 14796 containing:
- a CDS encoding HNH endonuclease, whose protein sequence is MLVLNSSFYPLGVSSWRKGVLLVWKKKAEVIEYNGHFLRDDLRLPCVIRLDRNIFLPHKDVALTRKNIIARDQNTCQYCGKKSSNLTVDHIIPKSRGGELSWENVVAACQACNLKKGNRTPEEANMKLLRLPRKPKIPSNLLDIVRFAKSQYHEWIKYIPKKYLS
- a CDS encoding tRNA (cytidine(34)-2'-O)-methyltransferase; the protein is MKVVLVEPEIPQNTGNIGRLCVATGVSLIIVGPTGFILNDKKLKRAGMDYWKHLDFTFYPTFEEARAVFDQNDIFLFSPSGKNIYTKGRYSKESILIFGKESMGLDKNILQEFEEKTYFIPMKKEARSLNLANSVAIVLYEALRQIENW
- a CDS encoding P-II family nitrogen regulator, which codes for MKKIEAIIRPYKLDEVKAALTEMGVMGMTITEVKGYGRQRGHTERYRGSEYVVDLLSKIKIEVVIPEDEVEGVVQTIIDSARTGEVGDGKIFISSVDEVIRIRTEERGEAAV
- the lysA gene encoding diaminopimelate decarboxylase; translated protein: MKYYPQTFERREKLCYIGGISIKVLVEKYSTPLYIMCAQTVKSRVESFKESFKKYLPFESRIAFAGKSLCVTGFLKKLKELDMWLDVVSGGELYTAIKAGFDTKRIYFHGNNKSFEELEFAIRSNVGYIVVDGFSEIEKIRELSKKYSYIPCMIRVSPGIEAHTHEFIKTGKIDSKFGFPIGEDAIKAVKELSLIDSVSFKGIHAHIGSQIFDSNPYIELVNVMFDFANKLSDEGFSLENINFGGGFGIVYTKEDHPLSIEEFIKDISFEINKNMKKYNMKDISFTVEPGRSIAGPSGITVYRVGSIKKIEGFLPYVAVDGGMADNPRYALYRAKYHAELDEKTEAFQEVKIVGRFCESGDMLIERIMLPEISTGDLLIVFATGAYNYSMASNYNRFGRPAMVMVEDGKDTLLVRRETYDDIVSLDM
- a CDS encoding polysaccharide deacetylase family protein encodes the protein MRFLNIKFIVPVILILVIAGALLWHFSHRVEHVSFAQVDKLNTDNITDQIRSKLTGDVLDIKSASDGFVTGAWVALKVNPQSDKSFELQAKNIFSSLFSISGLDFVEISFIERPAPHKYGYGELFTALSTKSAFKDNEPLEDCGYFWSWNNGKPYYKGKDPFGKVKETASLKQGEKRVYLTFDDGPFPLYSLLLADLIRHYGHATFFLVGKMLEVRPYIGKILQDWGIEIGYHSEDHYNFNKLDNAMAKDEITLETATFKAADLDLSKIKWFRPPGGDLDSQKEELVKDLGLKVAWWNVNTADYIKETSREQIANSYLSGLKDGNVFLGHQGLLKTIQALEVVLPIMKSKGYSFGSL